In the genome of Raphanus sativus cultivar WK10039 chromosome 4, ASM80110v3, whole genome shotgun sequence, one region contains:
- the LOC108850827 gene encoding proline-rich extensin-like protein EPR1, which translates to MRVPLINILSFYLIILFLNGSSVATEETVNQNFNRYETHNYGYTPPSPTYGAPPSQPTPPTYSPPIKPPPVQKPPTPTYSPPIVPPPVQMPPTPTYSPPVISPPIQKPPTPTYSPPVKPPPVQKPPTPTYSPPVKPPPVQKPPTPSYSPPVKPPPVQKPPTPTYSPPIVPPPIQMPPTPTYSPPVIPPPIQKPPTPTYSPPVKPPPIQKPPTPTYSPPVKPPPVQKPPTPSYSPPVKPPPVQKPPTPTYSPPVKPPPMKPPTPTYSPPIKPPPVQQPPTPTYSPPVKPPPVKPPTPTYSPPVKPPPVQKPPTPTYSPPVKPPPVQKPPTPTYSPPIKPPPVQKPPTPTYSPPIKPPPVQKPPTPTYSPPIKPPPVQKPPTPTYSPPTKPPPVQKPPTPTYSPPVKPPPVKPPTPTYSPPVKPPPVQKPPTPTYSPPVKPPPVKPPTPTYSPPVKPPPVQQPPTPSYSPPIKPPPVKPPTPIYSPPVKPPPVQKPPTPTYSPPVKPPPVKPPTPTYSPPVKPPPVQKPPTPTYSPPIKPPPIQKPPTPTYSPPVKPPLGHKPPTPTYSPPVKPPPVQKPPTPTYSPPVKPPPVKPPTPTYSPPVKPPPVQKPPTPTYSPPVRPPPVQQPPTPTYSPPVKPPPVQKPPTPTYSPPVKPPPVQKPPTPTYSPPIKPPPVQKPPTPTYSPPVKPPPVQKPPTPTYSPPVKPPPVQKPPTPTYTPPIKPPPVKPPTPIYSPPIKPPPVEQPPTPIYGPPVKPPPVKPPTPTYSPPVISPPVKPPTPTYSPPVIPPPIQKPPTPIYSPPVIPPPVQKPPTPIYSPPQVGYGTPPPYAL; encoded by the coding sequence ATGAGAGTCccactaataaatattttgagctTCTATCTCATCATTCTTTTTCTTAACGGTTCTTCAGTTGCCACAGAAGAAACAGTGAATCAAAACTTTAATAGGTATGAGACTCACAATTATGGTTACACACCTCCGTCACCAACTTATGGAGCTCCACCCAGCCAACCAACACCACCAACTTATAGTCCTCCTATCAAACCACCACCGGTGCAAAAACCTCCAACACCAACATACAGCCCTCCAATTGTGCCACCACCGGTACAAATGCCTCCCACACCAACTTATAGTCCTCCCGTAATCTCACCTCCAATACAAAAACCACCAACACCGACTTATAGTCCACCAGTAAAACCACCACCAGTACAAAAACCTCCGACTCCAACTTACAGTCCACCAGTCAAGCCACCTCCTGTTCAGAAACCACCAACACCGAGTTATAGTCCACCTGTTAAACCACCACCAGTACAAAAACCTCCAACACCAACATACAGCCCTCCGATTGTGCCACCACCGATACAAATGCCTCCCACACCAACTTATAGTCCTCCCGTAATCCCACCTCCAATACAAAAGCCACCAACACCGACTTATAGTCCACCAGTAAAACCACCACCAATACAAAAGCCTCCAACTCCAACTTACAGTCCACCAGTCAAGCCACCTCCCGTTCAGAAACCACCAACACCGAGTTATAGTCCACCTGTTAAACCACCTCCTGTGCAAAAACCTCCAACACCAACTTACAGTCCACCAGTTAAACCGCCGCCGATGAAACCTCCAACACCTACTTATAGTCCTCCCATAAAACCACCACCAGTGCAGCAACCACCGACACCAACCTATAGTCCACCTGTTAAACCACCTCCAGTGAAACCTCCGACACCAACTTACAGTCCACCTGTTAAACCACCACCCGTGCAAAAACCTCCAACACCAACTTACAGTCCACCAGTTAAACCACCACCCGTGCAGAAGCCTCCGACACCCACTTACAGCCCTCCTATCAAACCGCCACCTGTGCAAAAGCCTCCAACACCAACTTATAGCCCTCCCATAAAGCCACCACCAGTACAAAAGCCTCCAACACCAACTTATAGTCCTCCTATTAAACCACCACCAGTTCAAAAACCTCCAACACCTACTTATAGTCCTCCCACAAAACCACCACCAGTGCAAAAGCCTCCAACACCGACCTATAGTCCTCCAGTTAAACCACCACCAGTGAAACCTCCAACCCCTACGTATAGTCCTCCTGTAAAACCACCACCAGTGCAAAAGCCTCCAACACCGACCTATAGTCCTCCAGTTAAACCACCACCAGTGAAACCTCCAACCCCTACGTATAGTCCTCCTGTAAAACCACCACCAGTGCAACAACCTCCGACACCATCATATAGTCCACCTATTAAACCACCTCCAGTAAAGCCTCCGACACCAATCTACAGTCCACCAGTTAAACCACCACCCGTGCAAAAACCTCCAACACCAACTTACAGTCCACCAGTTAAACCACCTCCAGTAAAACCTCCAACACCAACTTATAGTCCACCAGTTAAACCACCACCAGTACAAAAACCTCCAACACCCACTTATAGTCCTCCTATCAAACCACCACCAATTCAAAAGCCTCCAACGCCTACTTATAGTCCTCCAGTAAAACCACCACTAGGGCATAAGCCTCCAACACCGACCTACAGTCCACCAGTTAAACCACCACCGGTTCAAAAGCCTCCGACACCAACTTACAGTCCACCGGTAAAACCACCTCCGGTAAAACCTCCGACACCAACCTATAGTCCTCCTGTAAAACCACCACCGGTGCAAAAGCCTCCAACACCTACTTATAGCCCTCCTGTAAGGCCACCACCAGTGCAACAACCTCCGACACCAACCTATAGTCCTCCTGTAAAACCACCACCAGTGCAGAAGCCTCCAACACCCACTTATAGTCCACCTGTTAAACCACCACCAGTGCAAAAGCCTCCAACACCAACTTACAGTCCTCCTATAAAGCCACCACCTGTGCAAAAGCCTCCAACACCAACCTATAGTCCTCCTGTCAAACCACCACCGGTACAAAAGCCTCCAACTCCCACTTATAGTCCTCCAGTAAAGCCACCACCGGTGCAAAAGCCTCCAACACCAACCTACACTCCACCTATTAAACCTCCGCCAGTGAAGCCTCCAACGCCAATTTATAGCCCTCCTATAAAGCCACCACCAGTAGAACAACCTCCAACACCAATTTATGGCCCACCTGTTAAACCACCTCCAGTGAAGCCTCCGACACCAACTTATAGTCCACCGGTTATATCACCTCCGGTGAAACCTCCAACACCAACTTATAGCCCTCCTGTAATACCACCACCAATACAGAAGCCTCCAACTCCCATATACAGTCCACCTGTAATTCCACCACCTGTGCAGAAGCCTCCAACACCAATTTATAGTCCTCCACAAGTTGGATATGGTACTCCTCCTCCATATGCACTTTAG